One window of the Chryseotalea sp. WA131a genome contains the following:
- a CDS encoding TonB-dependent receptor, whose amino-acid sequence MKNFIAFFFLMMGVSVAVAQKFSVTGTVTDTVRSPLPSSTVMLLNPKDSTLVNFGVTDSKGLFEIKGVNQGDYLLKITFVGYASFERKISASGNSPIVNVGFIKMQPQNLQLSEVVIRGEKAPVTVKRDTIEFNAGSFKTKANANVEDLLKKMPGMEVDTDGTVRAQGQEVQKVMVDGREFFGRDPKLATRNLPADAVDKVQVFDKKSDQAVFTGIDDGIKEKTINLELKEDKRNGAFGNVMAGYGTNDRFQGKASINRFGKGQQLSFLGMGNNINEQGFSFGDFMNFTGGSQQMIGGGGGRVNIQIDDNNNNGVPLNFGGRQNGIMTNYAGGVNFNRDLSKKTQLTSNYFYNRIDQNISQLTNRINYLPQDSTYFFNQDSRQVNTNDNHRANFMIDHKIDSANSIKFTNNFTYSNSNQQSQTLSKTTTTDNTLQNLSNRINTNNQLSANLNSSLLYRHRFAKKGRSFSTNFSAILSQTDSKGDLQSTNDFFGNNPGRQDILQRNTQTNSNQTYGATFTYTEPLGGRKYLEASYAFRTNRNEVNREVFDENGGNSTINTNLSNKYNSNYLYSRPGISFRMNRQKYSVTTGVSYQNTHLNGDLILRNVKINRTFENILPVARFNYDFSNFKHLRFDYETSMQEPTIQQLQPVVDNSDPLNLTVGNPELRPAYEHNISANYTTFNPSKFINLFAFLTATYTTSAIASSQTVNQSLIRTTKPVNVSDNLMLVGNVSFGFPVKKLNSRFSIGPTGTYLNMINVLNEKPNRTWNETLGGTVRYNYTFKEILIIDLSANLSCQQTRYDNAQQNQAFVNQTYTSEINLTFLKNYQFNNNFSYYKYNSETTSFSQTIPIWNISFSRFLLKNNVGELKIGVNNLLDQSISVNQTATANYLQQTTSNNLGRYFMVSFTYALNKQLNPMGAGRRGGEMRMIINN is encoded by the coding sequence ATGAAAAATTTTATTGCCTTCTTTTTTCTAATGATGGGCGTGTCCGTAGCAGTGGCACAGAAGTTTTCCGTTACAGGTACGGTGACGGACACCGTGCGCAGTCCATTGCCTTCTTCTACTGTCATGCTGCTCAATCCCAAAGATTCTACGCTCGTCAACTTTGGCGTAACCGATTCGAAAGGGTTGTTTGAAATCAAAGGCGTGAACCAAGGTGATTATTTATTGAAAATCACTTTCGTGGGATATGCATCCTTTGAAAGGAAGATCTCTGCTAGTGGTAATTCACCCATCGTAAATGTTGGGTTTATCAAGATGCAGCCGCAAAATTTGCAGTTGAGCGAAGTCGTAATACGAGGGGAGAAAGCACCTGTAACGGTAAAGCGCGATACGATAGAGTTTAACGCGGGTTCGTTCAAAACAAAAGCGAATGCCAACGTAGAAGATTTGTTGAAAAAAATGCCTGGCATGGAAGTGGATACCGATGGAACAGTGCGCGCACAAGGGCAAGAGGTGCAAAAGGTGATGGTGGACGGTCGCGAGTTTTTCGGTCGCGACCCAAAGTTGGCCACACGCAATTTGCCAGCCGATGCGGTTGACAAAGTGCAAGTGTTCGATAAAAAATCTGATCAAGCAGTTTTCACTGGTATTGATGATGGAATAAAAGAGAAAACAATCAACCTTGAATTGAAAGAAGACAAACGCAATGGTGCTTTTGGGAATGTGATGGCAGGCTATGGTACGAACGACCGCTTTCAAGGCAAGGCAAGTATCAATCGGTTTGGCAAAGGGCAGCAGCTTTCGTTTTTAGGGATGGGCAATAATATCAACGAACAAGGTTTTTCGTTTGGTGATTTTATGAATTTTACTGGGGGCTCTCAACAAATGATTGGTGGTGGTGGCGGAAGAGTGAACATTCAAATCGATGATAACAATAACAACGGTGTTCCCCTCAACTTTGGTGGAAGGCAGAACGGCATCATGACAAACTATGCAGGTGGCGTAAACTTTAATCGTGACTTAAGCAAGAAAACACAATTGACTTCTAACTATTTTTATAATCGCATCGACCAGAACATTTCGCAACTCACTAATCGAATCAACTACTTGCCCCAGGATAGTACTTATTTCTTCAATCAAGATAGCCGGCAAGTAAACACGAACGATAACCATCGTGCTAATTTCATGATTGACCATAAAATTGATTCAGCCAACTCCATAAAGTTCACCAATAACTTTACGTACTCGAATTCCAACCAGCAATCGCAAACACTGAGCAAAACCACCACTACTGATAACACGCTGCAAAATTTGAGCAATCGAATAAATACCAATAACCAGCTAAGTGCAAACCTAAACTCCAGTTTGTTGTATCGGCACCGCTTCGCCAAAAAAGGTCGCTCGTTTTCAACCAATTTTTCTGCCATCCTAAGCCAAACAGATAGTAAAGGCGATTTGCAATCGACAAATGACTTTTTTGGTAATAACCCAGGCCGACAAGATATTTTGCAACGCAATACACAGACTAATAGTAATCAAACGTACGGTGCCACTTTTACTTACACTGAGCCGTTGGGCGGAAGAAAATATTTGGAAGCATCGTATGCCTTTCGCACCAACCGTAATGAAGTAAACCGCGAAGTTTTTGATGAGAATGGAGGCAATTCAACTATCAACACCAACCTGAGCAATAAATACAACAGCAATTATTTGTATAGCCGCCCGGGCATCTCCTTCCGCATGAATCGCCAAAAGTATAGTGTGACCACAGGTGTAAGCTATCAAAACACACATCTAAATGGAGACTTGATTTTGCGCAACGTAAAAATCAATCGCACATTCGAAAATATTTTGCCTGTTGCACGCTTCAATTATGATTTCAGCAACTTCAAACACTTGCGCTTTGATTACGAGACTTCCATGCAAGAGCCAACCATTCAGCAATTGCAGCCTGTGGTTGATAATAGTGATCCTCTCAATCTTACTGTTGGTAATCCCGAGTTGCGGCCAGCTTACGAGCATAACATAAGTGCTAACTACACCACTTTCAATCCAAGCAAGTTTATCAATCTTTTTGCTTTTCTCACAGCCACCTATACCACTAGTGCTATTGCCAGTTCACAAACTGTCAATCAAAGTTTGATTCGTACCACCAAGCCAGTGAATGTAAGTGATAACTTGATGCTGGTGGGTAACGTTAGCTTTGGATTTCCAGTAAAGAAACTAAACAGTCGTTTTAGCATTGGCCCAACGGGTACTTACCTCAACATGATAAATGTTTTGAATGAGAAACCCAATCGCACATGGAATGAGACACTTGGGGGCACGGTTCGGTATAACTATACCTTTAAAGAGATTTTGATTATAGATTTGAGTGCTAATCTCAGCTGCCAACAAACTCGTTATGACAATGCCCAACAAAATCAGGCATTTGTAAACCAAACCTATACCTCAGAGATAAATCTGACTTTCTTAAAGAACTATCAATTTAACAATAACTTCAGTTACTACAAATACAACAGCGAGACGACTTCGTTCAGTCAAACCATTCCGATATGGAATATTTCATTCTCTCGTTTCCTTCTTAAAAACAATGTGGGTGAATTAAAAATCGGAGTCAACAATTTGCTCGACCAAAGTATAAGTGTCAACCAAACCGCCACGGCTAACTATTTGCAACAAACAACATCTAACAATTTGGGTCGCTATTTTATGGTCAGCTTTACCTATGCCCTCAATAAACAACTCAATCCGATGGGAGCAGGAAGGAGAGGCGGGGAAATGCGGATGATCATCAACAATTAG
- a CDS encoding response regulator transcription factor, whose product MTKTKILYVEDEPFLGRIVKESLESREFEVVMVNDGSQALAAFQSAQPHICVLDIMLPHKDGYAIAQDIRKVNALMPIIFVTAKNQTEDLIKGFGVGGNDYLKKPFSMEELIVRINNLLQLTQKRSTVQKENITIGKFEFAPQRYELLKDGAVRKLSHREAMLLQILAENQNNNIDRKTILMRVWGDDSFFNSRNLDVYVTKLREFLRADPAIEIITIKGIGYRFVVG is encoded by the coding sequence ATGACCAAAACAAAAATTTTGTACGTTGAAGACGAACCCTTTCTGGGACGCATTGTGAAAGAAAGCTTGGAAAGCCGTGAGTTTGAAGTAGTGATGGTAAATGATGGCAGCCAAGCCCTCGCTGCTTTTCAATCGGCTCAACCCCATATCTGTGTGCTGGACATCATGCTTCCGCATAAAGATGGTTATGCTATTGCGCAAGACATCCGTAAAGTAAATGCACTGATGCCCATCATTTTTGTAACGGCTAAAAACCAAACCGAGGATTTAATAAAAGGCTTTGGCGTAGGCGGCAACGACTACTTGAAAAAACCTTTTAGCATGGAAGAGTTGATTGTGCGTATCAATAACCTGTTACAACTCACACAAAAGCGGTCAACGGTTCAAAAAGAAAATATAACCATCGGCAAATTCGAGTTCGCCCCACAGCGGTATGAGCTGCTCAAGGATGGAGCTGTCCGAAAGCTTTCGCATCGCGAGGCGATGTTACTGCAAATTCTTGCTGAAAATCAAAACAACAATATTGATCGCAAAACCATTTTGATGCGCGTATGGGGCGATGATTCTTTCTTCAACTCCAGAAACTTGGATGTTTATGTCACCAAGCTTCGTGAATTTTTAAGAGCTGATCCCGCTATTGAAATCATTACCATTAAAGGAATAGGATATCGATTTGTGGTAGGCTGA
- a CDS encoding GLPGLI family protein, with the protein MKKLILIAGILVSLTAFEVVFGQTNSGVIDFETKLNLHRTLPPGREGMKSMLPEFRTNKNQLFFNENESLYKVVIEDEEDEPQGGGVVMRFQMPNNEMYLNQAEGKSISKEEFFGKTYLIEDSIKVPAWKFGTETKTIAGYECQMAYYTDLSGPRGKQEITAWYTTKLRPFLGPERFRSLPGAVLAIDVNNGERVIVARKIALRELKKKELLAPTTGEKVTRAEFVKQRDEQMKKMGGSGGMIIRN; encoded by the coding sequence ATGAAAAAACTAATACTGATTGCCGGTATACTGGTATCGCTGACTGCCTTTGAAGTTGTGTTTGGTCAAACCAATTCTGGCGTGATTGATTTCGAAACCAAATTGAATTTGCATCGCACATTGCCTCCCGGTCGTGAAGGCATGAAGAGTATGCTTCCCGAATTTCGTACCAACAAAAATCAATTATTCTTCAATGAAAATGAATCGCTTTACAAAGTGGTTATCGAAGATGAAGAAGATGAGCCACAAGGTGGTGGAGTTGTTATGCGATTTCAAATGCCCAACAACGAAATGTATTTGAACCAAGCCGAGGGCAAGAGCATCTCGAAGGAAGAATTTTTTGGTAAAACTTATTTAATTGAAGACTCTATTAAAGTTCCTGCTTGGAAATTCGGAACGGAAACCAAAACCATTGCTGGCTATGAATGCCAAATGGCTTATTATACGGATCTATCAGGTCCGAGAGGCAAGCAGGAAATTACAGCATGGTACACCACTAAATTGCGTCCGTTTTTAGGGCCAGAAAGATTTCGGTCATTGCCAGGTGCAGTATTGGCAATTGATGTCAACAATGGTGAGCGTGTAATAGTGGCTAGAAAAATAGCGTTACGTGAATTGAAAAAGAAAGAACTGCTTGCACCTACTACAGGGGAAAAAGTTACCCGAGCAGAATTTGTTAAACAACGCGATGAGCAAATGAAGAAAATGGGCGGCAGTGGCGGAATGATTATCCGAAACTAA
- the nqrF gene encoding NADH:ubiquinone reductase (Na(+)-transporting) subunit F has product MLVLTSIVAFTAVILLLVALLIFAQKQLVQSGPVKILINGEKTITVSAGSSLLSTLANEKIFLPSACGGGGTCAMCKCVVESGGGDVLPTEVGHLSRAEQKEHVRLGCQVKVKQDLNIRIPEEIFGIKKWECEVVSNYNVSTFIKEFVVKLPPGETLKFEAGGYIQIDVPIINVDFKTMDIKPHPELGHSNPEVFKPDWDKFKLWDLKMKNEEPIFRAYSMANHPAEGNIVMLNIRIATPPWDRANNKWMDVNPGICSSYVFSRKPGDKVTISGPYGEFHINKTQREMVYIGGGAGMAPLRAQIFHLFHTEKTKRKVSYWYGGRSKKELFYVDHFRKIEKEFPNFNFHIGLSEPLPEDNWKVKKSLDDKEADGYLGFIHKCLYDNYLGNHPAPEDVEYYLCGPPLMNAAVLKMLDDMGIPKENVRFDDFGG; this is encoded by the coding sequence ATGTTAGTTCTCACTTCCATTGTGGCATTTACAGCAGTTATTTTGTTGTTGGTTGCCTTGTTGATTTTTGCTCAGAAGCAGTTGGTTCAGTCGGGGCCGGTTAAAATCCTTATAAATGGTGAAAAAACCATCACAGTGTCTGCTGGTAGCTCCTTGCTATCGACCCTGGCCAACGAAAAGATATTTTTGCCCTCCGCCTGCGGTGGCGGTGGCACGTGTGCCATGTGCAAATGCGTGGTAGAATCGGGTGGGGGAGATGTATTGCCAACTGAAGTGGGCCATCTTTCAAGGGCAGAGCAAAAGGAGCATGTTCGTTTGGGTTGCCAAGTAAAAGTGAAGCAAGATTTGAACATCCGCATACCCGAAGAAATTTTTGGTATCAAAAAGTGGGAATGCGAGGTAGTGAGCAACTACAACGTGTCTACCTTTATAAAAGAGTTTGTGGTGAAGTTGCCGCCTGGCGAAACCTTGAAGTTTGAAGCAGGCGGTTACATTCAGATTGATGTACCAATCATCAATGTCGACTTTAAAACCATGGACATCAAACCACACCCCGAATTGGGTCATAGCAACCCTGAGGTTTTCAAACCTGACTGGGATAAGTTTAAGCTGTGGGATTTGAAAATGAAAAACGAGGAGCCGATTTTCCGCGCCTACTCGATGGCCAACCACCCTGCCGAAGGCAACATTGTAATGCTCAACATACGTATTGCTACGCCACCGTGGGATCGTGCCAATAACAAATGGATGGATGTGAATCCAGGTATTTGTTCATCGTACGTGTTCTCGCGCAAGCCAGGCGATAAGGTTACCATCTCTGGCCCTTACGGGGAATTCCATATCAACAAAACACAGCGTGAGATGGTGTACATTGGTGGCGGTGCAGGCATGGCTCCATTGCGTGCGCAGATTTTCCATTTATTCCACACCGAAAAAACCAAGCGCAAAGTTTCATATTGGTACGGTGGCCGCTCAAAGAAGGAATTGTTTTATGTAGACCACTTCCGCAAAATCGAAAAAGAGTTTCCGAATTTCAATTTCCATATTGGTTTGTCCGAGCCTTTGCCGGAAGATAATTGGAAAGTGAAGAAGAGTTTAGATGATAAAGAAGCGGACGGTTATTTGGGCTTCATCCACAAATGTTTGTACGATAATTATTTGGGCAACCATCCCGCACCCGAAGATGTAGAATACTATTTGTGTGGCCCTCCGTTGATGAATGCGGCCGTATTGAAAATGCTCGATGACATGGGCATACCAAAAGAGAACGTTCGCTTTGATGATTTTGGAGGTTAA
- a CDS encoding HAMP domain-containing histidine kinase, whose product MMKATKNTLTLSLIISSIVLLLVLQAFWLRSVYNDEHQRLNKDLHALFREVVFSMSDSLFKKNINAFPAEESFARIEWRDSLKITSSGIIKKGLKLSDTQKRANIQVFVSGQNRKDSLDDFLKPLAEKIKGSKGNRAFYINLTDEMLSEKDVRKKFLDTLKKSNLPIEFSITSVAPAINFRKRMPLHDEQFVLTPAGGFKSDFSGLNGFILKRMTPQILFSIFLTSLTAISFLMLYRNIRAQQRLAELKNDFISNMTHELKTPVTTVGVALEALKNFKGLENPALTHEYLTIAQNELSRLSLLTDKILKTSVFENRGVDFDPEAVDLEKIVEQTVQSLKLVFEKSKATVEIKKGGNDFTLRGGLIHLTNVVYNLLDNALKYSTENPTITIYLKEEAHQITLSIQDKGVGIAPEFKKKIFEKFFRVPTGDVHTVKGYGLGLSYVYAVVKAHKGTIDVDSEPGKGSNFVINLPK is encoded by the coding sequence ATGATGAAGGCCACTAAAAACACCTTGACATTATCACTCATTATCAGCAGCATCGTATTGCTATTGGTATTGCAAGCGTTTTGGTTACGTAGTGTTTATAACGATGAGCATCAACGCCTGAACAAAGATTTGCACGCCCTTTTCAGGGAAGTAGTTTTTTCCATGAGTGATTCGTTGTTCAAGAAAAATATAAACGCATTTCCTGCAGAGGAAAGTTTTGCCCGAATTGAATGGCGAGACTCATTAAAAATTACTTCTAGCGGTATTATAAAAAAGGGACTAAAGCTTTCCGACACACAGAAACGTGCCAATATTCAAGTTTTTGTTTCTGGACAGAACAGAAAAGATTCGTTGGATGATTTTCTCAAACCATTGGCCGAAAAAATAAAAGGCAGCAAGGGCAACAGAGCCTTCTACATTAACCTAACGGACGAAATGCTAAGCGAGAAAGATGTGCGAAAGAAGTTTTTAGATACATTAAAAAAATCAAATCTACCCATTGAATTTTCGATCACTTCCGTTGCGCCTGCCATAAATTTCAGAAAGCGGATGCCCCTTCATGACGAGCAATTTGTGCTCACCCCTGCTGGCGGATTCAAATCGGACTTTAGTGGGTTAAACGGGTTTATCCTAAAGCGGATGACCCCGCAAATCTTGTTTTCTATTTTCCTTACTTCACTTACTGCGATTTCATTTTTAATGTTGTATCGAAACATTCGGGCACAACAGCGGTTGGCCGAACTGAAAAACGATTTCATCAGCAACATGACGCATGAATTAAAAACGCCTGTTACCACCGTGGGCGTAGCGTTGGAGGCATTAAAAAACTTTAAGGGATTAGAAAACCCAGCGCTTACACACGAGTATTTAACTATTGCCCAAAATGAATTGAGTCGCCTATCGCTACTGACTGATAAAATTTTAAAAACTTCTGTGTTCGAAAATCGAGGCGTTGACTTTGATCCAGAGGCTGTTGACCTTGAAAAAATAGTTGAGCAAACCGTTCAATCGTTGAAGTTGGTTTTTGAAAAATCAAAAGCGACTGTTGAGATTAAGAAAGGCGGCAACGACTTTACATTGCGTGGTGGCCTGATACATTTAACCAATGTAGTTTACAATTTACTCGACAACGCATTGAAGTATAGTACGGAAAACCCTACGATTACAATCTATTTAAAAGAAGAAGCGCACCAAATCACGCTTTCGATACAAGACAAAGGTGTGGGTATTGCGCCTGAGTTCAAGAAAAAGATTTTCGAAAAATTCTTTCGTGTGCCCACAGGCGATGTGCACACTGTGAAGGGATATGGATTGGGGCTGAGTTATGTGTACGCAGTGGTGAAAGCGCACAAAGGAACGATTGACGTAGACAGTGAACCAGGCAAGGGAAGTAATTTTGTTATCAACTTACCAAAATAA
- a CDS encoding glycerophosphodiester phosphodiesterase — MPKLLFITLVLMSQSLHSQIYLPKFDVQGHRGARGLKPENTIPGFLTALDYGVTTLELDVVITKDKQVVVSHEPWMNFAICTTPEGQPITEKEEKNFNIYQLTYDQVKQFDCGAIGNARFPEQEKIRTSKPLLSEVIVAAENHIKSYTRYEVDYNIEIKSEKELDGKFQPSPEEFSDLVFSLIDQYLPLDRVVIQSFDFRVLKYFHEKYPQVRLAALVENEKGAEENLKELGFVPSIYSPYFKLLKKEIVKELRGKVVDSTDKQQVKMRVIPWTVNEEKDMLAIKGMGVDGFITDYPNRAAKYKLTLSIKRD, encoded by the coding sequence ATGCCGAAACTTCTTTTCATTACTCTTGTATTGATGTCACAGTCTCTCCATTCTCAAATTTATCTCCCCAAATTCGATGTGCAAGGGCATCGCGGGGCGCGCGGATTAAAACCAGAAAATACAATCCCTGGATTTTTAACCGCCTTAGATTATGGAGTGACTACCTTAGAGCTAGATGTTGTGATCACCAAAGACAAGCAAGTAGTGGTTTCGCACGAACCGTGGATGAACTTTGCCATTTGCACCACGCCCGAAGGCCAACCGATTACCGAAAAGGAAGAAAAGAATTTTAACATTTATCAGCTTACCTACGATCAAGTGAAGCAATTTGATTGCGGGGCAATTGGCAACGCACGGTTTCCCGAACAAGAGAAAATTAGAACCAGTAAGCCGTTGTTAAGTGAGGTTATTGTGGCAGCCGAAAACCACATCAAAAGCTATACACGATACGAAGTAGATTACAACATTGAAATAAAATCAGAAAAGGAATTGGACGGTAAATTTCAACCTTCGCCTGAAGAATTTTCTGATTTAGTTTTTAGTCTCATCGACCAATACTTGCCGCTCGATCGGGTGGTCATTCAATCATTTGATTTTAGGGTGTTGAAATACTTTCACGAAAAATATCCGCAGGTGCGCTTGGCTGCGCTAGTCGAAAATGAAAAAGGTGCGGAAGAAAATTTGAAAGAACTTGGCTTTGTACCGTCTATTTATAGTCCATACTTCAAATTATTGAAAAAAGAGATTGTGAAAGAGCTTCGCGGCAAAGTGGTAGATTCTACCGATAAGCAGCAAGTCAAAATGCGTGTCATCCCGTGGACGGTGAACGAAGAAAAGGATATGCTCGCCATTAAAGGGATGGGGGTGGATGGCTTCATTACGGACTACCCCAACCGTGCGGCCAAGTATAAGTTGACACTGAGTATCAAGCGGGATTAG